The Zonotrichia albicollis isolate bZonAlb1 chromosome 6, bZonAlb1.hap1, whole genome shotgun sequence genome window below encodes:
- the LOC113460340 gene encoding uncharacterized protein LOC113460340, which produces MQMCRARLPSRYLVPPGTGGGRSASPAGAAAAGPRRAAGAGGRRAARRSAPSRRSPPASYRGSAAELPAAGTGTAARERPRAAAGAGGGTCTHARRGREARDNPPASARPHRPAPGSPPRSAPAGADLVAYLRQVNPRQALPLRTPLRDPARRALRWTDGRMDRRTWPRRGQPRRRAGASRVRVPLARGGRRQGHAAPRRSAPGALRRSSRGGGRCGGAERGARRPRLGPPRRRQLRPSSAPPASARPRPRAAAPLAAAWSSRRLPRAAPRRGGLEQPGPPRPAARTAEPQPPARPPPPPRRRAAGPPPAGPGSGLRAAGRDQARAPARRRTRLRLPRHAGAGLRRRAPRAAAVPGAPHSPPGATALPRVRSGRGRRGRGRCADFELAICPVDAPAEPSRGVGARPQLRSAPPSGHAAACILPVPRRSAGTDCNTALLGGMVLAAEGNAGSSVRAVNWSVLGDCGIVTCLLDL; this is translated from the coding sequence ATGCAGATGTGCCGGGCGCGACTCCCCTCGCGTTACCTGGTGCCTCCGGGGACGGGCGGCGGCCGGAGCGCGTCCCCTGCGGGTGCGGCCGCGGCCGGGCCCCGGCGGGCTGCGGGCGCTGGCGGCAGGCGGGCTGCCCGCCGCTCCGCCCCGAGCCGGCGCTCACCCCCCGCATCCTACCGCGGCTCCGCGGCGGAGCTGCCCGCGGCCGGGACGGGCACGGCGGCCCGGGAACGGCCCCGCGCGGcggccggggcgggcggcggcacATGCACACacgcgcggcgggggcgggagGCGCGGGACAACCCGCCCGCATCGGCCCGCCCGCATCGCCCCGCACCGGGCAGCCCGCCCCGCTCTGCTCCCGCCGGCGCTGACCTTGTCGCGTACCTGCGCCAGGTTAATCCTCGCCAAGCGCTGCCGCTCCGCACCCCGCTGCGGGATCCTGCGCGCCGGGCGCTGCGCtggacggacggacggatggACAGACGGACGTGGCCGAGGCGCGGGCAGCCCCGCCGCCGGGCCGGCGCCTCCCGGGTGCGGGTGCCGCTAGCGCGGGGCGGCCGGCGGCAGGGCCATGCGGCTCCGCGCCGCTCCGCGCCGGGCGCGCTCAGGCGGAGCAGCCGCGGCGGCGGGCGCTGCGGCGGGGCAGAGCGGGGAGCGCGGCGCCCGCGGCTCGGCCCTCCGCGGCGGCGGCAGCTGCGCCCATCCTCCGCGCCGCCGGCctccgcccggccccggccgcggGCAGCCGCGCCGCTCGCTGCCGCATGGAGCAGCCGCCGCCTCCCCCgcgccgcgccgcgccggggcgggctggagcagccgggccctccccgccccgccgcaCGCACGGCTGAGCCGCAGCCGCCCGCCcgaccgccgccgccgccgcgcagACGTGCGGCCGGGCCgccccccgccgggccgggctcggggctGCGCGCCGCCGGGCGGGACCAGGCGCGGGCACCGGCGCGGAGACGGACACGCCTCCGCCTGCCCCGCCACGCCGGGGCCGGGCTGCGGCGACGGGCGCCGAGAGCGGCCGCGGTCCCCGGGGCACCCCACAGCCCTCCCggggccacagccctgccccgggtccggagcgggcgggggcggcgcggccGCGGGCGGTGCGCGGACTTTGAGCTGGCGATCTGTCCGGTGGATGCACCGGCGGAACCGTCCCGCGGGGTGGGAGCGCGGCCGCAGCTCCGCTCCGCTCCACCCTCGGGGCACGCAGCTGCCTGCATCCTGCCCGTGCCCCGCCGGTCCGCGGGCACGGACTGCAACACCGCACTTCTAGGAGGGATGGTCCTAGCAGCAGAAGGAAACGCTGGGTCATCTGTGAGGGCAGTAAACTGGAGCGTTTTGGGGGATTGCGGCATCGTTACCTGTCTCCTGGATCTCTAA